The following coding sequences are from one Mycolicibacterium aichiense window:
- a CDS encoding nitrite/sulfite reductase codes for MSQPTKTPKSRSEGQWALGEREPLNPNEQFKKEDDALNVRDRIENIYAKQGFASIDKTDLRGRMRWWGLYTQRKPGYDGTWTGDENTDMLEDEFFMLRVRSDGGALTTAALRTLGGISTEFARDTADISDRENVQYHWIQVEDMPEIWRRLDEVGLQTTEACGDCPRVVLGSPLAGESLDEVIDGTPAINEIVKRYIGKPEYSNLPRKFKTAVSGLQDVVHEVNDVAFIGVNHPEHGPGFDLWVGGGLSTNPMLGQRVGAWVPLDEVPDVWEAVVSVFRDYGYRRLRAKARLKFLIKDWGVEKFREVLETEYLKRPLVDGPAPEPVVRPIDHVGVQRLKNGLNAVGVAPIAGRVSGTILTKVADLAEAAGSNRVRFTPYQKLIVLDVADDKLDELRSGLDALGLPSTPSHWRRNLMACTGIEFCKLSFAETRVRAQSLVPDLEKRLEDINSQLDVPVTVNINGCPNSCARIQIADIGFKGQMIDDGDGPEEGFQVHLGGSLGLDSGFGRKLRQHKVLSTELGDYIERVVRNFVKQRSDGERFAQWVVRAEEDELR; via the coding sequence ATGAGTCAGCCGACAAAGACGCCCAAGTCGCGCAGTGAGGGCCAATGGGCCCTCGGCGAGCGCGAGCCGTTGAACCCCAACGAGCAGTTCAAGAAAGAAGACGACGCGCTCAACGTCCGCGATCGCATCGAGAACATCTATGCCAAGCAGGGCTTCGCCAGCATCGACAAGACCGACCTGCGCGGCCGCATGCGCTGGTGGGGCCTGTACACGCAGCGCAAGCCGGGCTATGACGGCACGTGGACCGGTGACGAGAACACCGACATGCTCGAAGACGAGTTCTTCATGCTGCGGGTGCGCAGCGATGGTGGTGCTCTGACCACCGCCGCGCTGCGCACCCTCGGCGGCATTTCGACGGAGTTCGCCCGCGATACCGCCGATATCAGCGACCGCGAGAACGTGCAGTACCACTGGATCCAGGTCGAGGACATGCCGGAGATCTGGCGCCGCCTCGACGAGGTGGGACTGCAGACCACCGAGGCGTGCGGCGACTGCCCACGCGTGGTGTTGGGCTCGCCGCTGGCGGGAGAATCTCTCGACGAGGTCATCGACGGCACGCCCGCGATCAACGAGATCGTCAAGCGCTACATCGGCAAGCCGGAGTACTCGAACCTTCCGCGCAAGTTCAAGACCGCCGTCAGCGGCCTGCAGGACGTGGTGCACGAGGTCAACGATGTCGCGTTCATCGGGGTCAATCACCCCGAGCACGGTCCCGGTTTCGACCTGTGGGTCGGCGGCGGTCTGTCCACCAATCCGATGCTCGGACAGCGCGTCGGCGCGTGGGTGCCGCTCGATGAGGTGCCCGACGTCTGGGAGGCCGTGGTCAGTGTGTTCCGCGACTACGGCTACCGGCGGCTGCGCGCCAAAGCCCGGCTGAAGTTCCTGATCAAGGACTGGGGCGTCGAGAAATTCCGCGAAGTCCTCGAGACGGAGTACCTGAAGCGACCCCTGGTCGACGGACCCGCACCCGAGCCTGTCGTCCGCCCGATCGACCACGTCGGTGTTCAACGGCTCAAAAACGGCCTCAACGCTGTCGGCGTGGCGCCGATCGCGGGGCGCGTGTCGGGCACCATCTTGACGAAGGTCGCCGACCTGGCTGAGGCCGCAGGGTCTAATCGTGTTCGGTTCACGCCGTACCAGAAACTGATCGTGCTCGACGTTGCAGACGACAAGCTCGACGAGCTCCGCAGTGGGCTCGACGCGCTGGGCCTGCCGTCGACGCCGTCGCACTGGCGTCGAAACCTGATGGCCTGCACCGGAATCGAGTTCTGCAAGCTGAGCTTCGCCGAGACCCGGGTGCGCGCTCAGAGTCTGGTGCCCGATCTGGAGAAGCGGCTCGAGGACATCAACTCCCAACTTGACGTCCCGGTCACCGTCAACATCAACGGCTGCCCCAACTCGTGCGCTCGGATCCAGATCGCCGACATCGGCTTCAAGGGTCAGATGATCGACGACGGCGACGGCCCCGAGGAAGGGTTCCAGGTTCACCTGGGCGGCAGCCTCGGGCTGGACAGCGGATTCGGGCGCAAACTGCGTCAGCACAAGGTGCTCTCCACCGAGCTCGGGGACTACATCGAGCGGGTCGTGCGCAACTTCGTGAAACAAAGAAGCGACGGCGAGCGTTTCGCCCAGTGGGTCGTCCGGGCTGAAGAGGATGAATTGCGATGA
- a CDS encoding phosphoadenylyl-sulfate reductase: MSIGVERVTEAELRELAAQGAAELANASAVELLAWTDKHFGGDYVVASNMQDAVLVDMASKVRPGVDVLFLDTGYHFAETIGTRDAVEAVYDIHVVNVTPEHSVTEQDQLLGKDLFASNPGECCRLRKVVPLSKALGGYAAWVTGIRRVEAPTRANAPLISFDEGFKLVKINPLAAWSDEDMDAYIQANGVLVNPLVDEGYPSIGCAPCTAKPVEGADPRSGRWQGLAKTECGLHVS, from the coding sequence ATGAGCATTGGGGTGGAACGAGTGACCGAAGCCGAGCTTCGCGAGCTGGCGGCACAGGGTGCTGCCGAGCTGGCCAACGCCAGCGCCGTAGAGCTGCTGGCCTGGACCGACAAACACTTCGGCGGTGACTACGTCGTCGCCTCCAACATGCAGGACGCGGTGCTGGTCGACATGGCCTCGAAGGTGCGCCCCGGCGTGGACGTGCTGTTCCTCGACACGGGCTACCACTTCGCCGAGACGATCGGTACCCGCGACGCGGTCGAGGCGGTGTACGACATTCACGTCGTCAACGTCACCCCCGAGCACAGCGTGACCGAACAGGATCAGCTGCTGGGCAAGGACCTGTTCGCCAGCAACCCGGGCGAATGCTGCCGGCTGCGCAAAGTGGTGCCGCTGAGCAAGGCGCTGGGCGGATACGCCGCCTGGGTCACCGGCATCCGGCGGGTCGAGGCGCCCACCCGCGCCAACGCACCGCTGATCAGCTTCGACGAAGGCTTCAAGCTGGTGAAGATCAACCCGCTGGCCGCGTGGAGCGATGAGGACATGGATGCCTACATCCAGGCCAACGGCGTGCTGGTGAATCCCCTTGTCGATGAGGGCTATCCGTCGATCGGCTGTGCGCCGTGCACGGCCAAGCCGGTCGAGGGCGCCGATCCGCGTAGCGGTCGCTGGCAGGGCCTGGCGAAAACCGAATGCGGGCTTCACGTTTCGTGA
- a CDS encoding sirohydrochlorin chelatase, whose product MRASRFVTVSSPGSLRSCPTVILTAHGSADPRSAVTTYAVAEQIRVARPALDVRVAFCEKQAPNLSDVLRTLDGPAVVSPLLLASAYHARVDIPEMIADTGADVIQADTLGEDPRLVRVMRERLAQHQIHQFERGLGVLVVAVGSSHAAANARTAALADVLGRGTRWSGVQVAYATGPQPSVQDGIDLLRERGARRIVVAPWFIAPGRITDRVAAIADAADLSMVAPLGAHRLVAETVLDRFDTAVANRLAA is encoded by the coding sequence ATGCGGGCTTCACGTTTCGTGACTGTGTCATCTCCCGGGTCGCTTCGCTCCTGCCCGACGGTGATCCTCACCGCGCACGGCAGTGCCGATCCGCGCTCTGCGGTGACCACCTACGCGGTGGCCGAGCAGATCCGGGTGGCGCGGCCTGCGCTCGACGTGCGGGTCGCGTTCTGCGAGAAGCAGGCCCCGAACCTCAGTGATGTTCTGCGGACACTGGACGGCCCGGCGGTCGTCAGCCCGCTGCTGTTGGCGAGTGCCTACCACGCCCGCGTCGACATCCCGGAGATGATCGCCGACACCGGCGCCGACGTGATCCAGGCCGACACCCTCGGCGAAGATCCGCGGCTGGTGAGGGTCATGCGGGAACGGTTGGCGCAACACCAGATTCATCAATTCGAGCGCGGACTCGGCGTCCTGGTGGTGGCGGTGGGCTCCTCCCACGCCGCCGCGAACGCCCGCACCGCCGCACTGGCCGACGTGTTGGGCCGCGGCACCCGGTGGTCGGGAGTGCAGGTCGCCTACGCCACCGGCCCCCAGCCGTCGGTGCAGGACGGGATCGACCTGCTGCGTGAGCGCGGTGCACGGCGGATCGTGGTGGCGCCGTGGTTCATTGCGCCGGGCCGTATCACCGACCGGGTGGCTGCGATAGCCGATGCCGCCGACCTGTCGATGGTCGCCCCACTTGGCGCGCACCGACTGGTTGCCGAGACGGTCCTCGACCGGTTCGATACCGCGGTCGCGAACCGGCTCGCCGCCTAA
- a CDS encoding sulfate/molybdate ABC transporter ATP-binding protein has translation MTNAITVTGANKRYGDFAALDSVDFVVPAGSLTALLGPSGSGKSTLLRAIAGLDQPDTGTITINGRDVTNVPPQRRGIGFVFQHYAAFKHLTVRDNVAFGLKIRKKPKAEVKAKVDELLEVVGLAGFQTRYPNQLSGGQRQRMALARALAVDPEVLLLDEPFGALDAKVRDDLRTWLRRLHDEVHVTTVLVTHDQAEALDVADRIAVLNKGRIEQVGSPTDVYDSPANAFVMSFLGTVSSLNGILVRPHDIRVGRNPEMAIAAGDGTAESTGVTRATIDRVVYLGFEVRVELTSATNGAPFTAQITRGDAEALGLKEGDTVYVRATRVPPIAGEVQVAVS, from the coding sequence ATGACCAATGCCATCACCGTCACCGGTGCGAACAAGCGCTACGGCGATTTCGCCGCCCTCGACAGCGTCGATTTCGTGGTGCCGGCCGGGTCGTTGACCGCACTGCTGGGCCCCAGTGGATCGGGAAAATCGACACTGCTGCGCGCGATCGCCGGACTGGACCAACCCGACACCGGCACCATCACCATCAACGGGCGCGATGTGACCAATGTGCCCCCGCAGCGGCGCGGAATCGGCTTCGTGTTCCAGCACTACGCCGCTTTCAAGCACCTGACCGTGCGGGACAACGTCGCCTTTGGCCTCAAGATCCGCAAGAAGCCGAAGGCTGAGGTCAAGGCGAAGGTCGACGAGCTGCTCGAGGTAGTCGGGCTGGCGGGCTTCCAGACCCGGTATCCCAACCAGCTTTCCGGTGGTCAGCGTCAGCGGATGGCGCTTGCCCGCGCGCTGGCGGTCGACCCCGAGGTACTCCTGCTCGACGAACCGTTCGGAGCGCTGGACGCCAAGGTCCGTGACGATCTGCGGACCTGGCTGCGACGCCTGCACGACGAGGTGCATGTCACGACCGTGCTCGTGACCCACGATCAGGCCGAGGCGCTGGATGTGGCCGACCGGATCGCGGTGCTCAACAAGGGACGCATCGAGCAGGTCGGTTCGCCGACCGACGTCTACGACAGTCCGGCGAATGCGTTCGTCATGTCGTTCCTCGGTACGGTGTCCTCGCTCAACGGAATCCTGGTGCGCCCGCACGATATTCGGGTCGGCCGCAACCCGGAGATGGCCATCGCGGCCGGGGACGGCACGGCCGAGTCGACCGGAGTCACCCGTGCCACCATCGATCGGGTGGTGTATCTGGGCTTCGAGGTGCGCGTCGAATTGACCAGCGCCACCAACGGGGCCCCGTTCACCGCCCAGATCACCCGGGGCGACGCGGAGGCGCTTGGGCTGAAAGAGGGCGACACCGTTTATGTGCGGGCCACCCGTGTCCCGCCGATCGCCGGCGAGGTCCAGGTCGCTGTCAGTTAG
- the cysW gene encoding sulfate ABC transporter permease subunit CysW: MIQSPLVRFLTRYIALAYIAVLVLVPVGLILWRTFAPGFGTFVENITTPAAISALQLSLLVVAIVVPLNVIFGVPTALVLARNKFRGKSALQAVIDLPFAVSPVVVGVALILLWGSAGLFGFVENSIGLKIIFGLPGIVLASIFVTVPFVIREVEPVLHELGTDQEQAAATLGSSWWQTFWRITLPSIRWGLTYGIVLTVARTLGEYGAVIMVSSNLPGTSQTLTLLVSDRYSRGAEYGAYAVSTLLMAVAVLVLVVQVILDARRAKASE; the protein is encoded by the coding sequence ATGATCCAGTCTCCACTGGTGCGCTTCCTGACGCGGTACATCGCGCTGGCTTACATAGCTGTGCTCGTACTCGTGCCCGTCGGGCTGATCCTGTGGCGCACGTTCGCGCCCGGCTTCGGCACGTTCGTCGAAAACATCACCACGCCCGCAGCGATTTCGGCTTTGCAATTGTCACTGCTGGTGGTGGCGATCGTGGTTCCACTCAACGTGATCTTTGGCGTACCGACCGCCCTGGTGCTGGCGCGCAACAAGTTCCGCGGCAAGTCGGCGTTACAAGCCGTCATCGACCTGCCGTTCGCCGTGTCGCCGGTGGTCGTCGGCGTGGCGCTGATCCTGTTGTGGGGTAGTGCCGGACTGTTCGGGTTCGTCGAGAACAGCATCGGCCTGAAGATCATCTTCGGTCTTCCCGGCATCGTGCTGGCCAGCATCTTCGTCACTGTTCCGTTCGTGATCCGCGAGGTCGAACCCGTTCTGCACGAGCTCGGCACCGATCAGGAGCAGGCCGCGGCCACCCTGGGATCCAGCTGGTGGCAGACGTTCTGGCGGATCACTCTGCCGTCGATCCGATGGGGTCTGACCTACGGCATCGTGCTCACGGTCGCCCGCACCCTGGGGGAATACGGCGCGGTGATCATGGTGTCCTCCAACCTGCCCGGCACGTCACAGACACTGACCCTGCTGGTCTCCGACCGTTACAGCCGTGGGGCCGAGTACGGCGCCTACGCCGTCTCGACACTGTTGATGGCCGTCGCGGTGCTGGTCCTGGTCGTCCAGGTGATTCTGGACGCCCGGCGGGCCAAGGCGAGCGAGTAA